One Sphingobacteruim zhuxiongii DNA window includes the following coding sequences:
- a CDS encoding adenylyltransferase/cytidyltransferase family protein has translation MKETEKSEKANIVAKPKDYNPGPRVGITFSTFDLLHAGHIMMLAEAKRQCDYLICGLQMDPTLDRPDKNAPTQTVVERYIQLRGCVYVDEIVPYSTEQDLEDILRSFKLDVRIVGDEYIDRDFTGRQYCEEKGIELYFNSRDHRFSSSGLRKIVAEKENLKNGK, from the coding sequence ATGAAAGAAACTGAAAAAAGTGAGAAAGCTAACATAGTAGCTAAACCAAAGGATTATAATCCAGGTCCTCGTGTAGGAATCACTTTTAGTACATTCGACTTGTTACACGCAGGACATATCATGATGCTTGCTGAAGCGAAGAGGCAGTGTGATTATTTGATATGTGGTTTGCAAATGGATCCCACTTTAGATAGACCGGATAAAAATGCGCCAACGCAAACTGTTGTCGAAAGGTATATTCAGTTAAGAGGGTGTGTATATGTCGATGAAATTGTCCCTTATTCAACAGAACAAGATTTAGAAGATATATTGCGGTCTTTTAAGCTTGATGTTCGAATTGTTGGAGATGAATATATAGATAGAGACTTTACAGGAAGACAATACTGTGAGGAGAAAGGAATCGAGCTGTATTTTAACAGTCGAGATCATAGGTTTTCTAGCTCCGGCTTGAGAAAGATTGTAGCGGAGAAAGAAAATTTGAAAAATGGAAAATAG
- a CDS encoding nucleotide sugar dehydrogenase, with protein MRIKKIACIGAGYVGGPTMSVIAQKNPEIQVTVVDLNVDRINAWNNENLESLPVYEPGLDQVVLEARGRNLFFSTNVTKAIEEADMIFISVNTPTKTYGKGKGQAADLKFIELCARQIAEVSTTSKIIVEKSTIPVRTAATIKSILDHTGNGVQFHVLSNPEFLAEGTAIADLQNPDRILIGGEDQGAIQALKNIYQAWVPNERIITTNLWSSELSKLVANAFLAQRVSSINSISELCEATGANVDEVAHAIGQDSRIGSKFLKASVGFGGSCFQKDLLNLVYIARSYNLNEVADYWDQVIRINDHQKTRFAEKIIQSMYNTVNGKKIAFLGWAFKKNTNDTRESAAIYVADHLLEEQAKIAVFDPKVQKHQIYKDLEYLQSRTNSENEYLLEVAEDAYEACKDAHGIAILTEWDEFKDFDWDRIKDNMKKPAFVFDGRKLLDRNRLEELGFIYYAIGE; from the coding sequence ATGAGAATTAAGAAGATCGCATGTATAGGAGCTGGATATGTTGGAGGACCAACGATGTCCGTGATCGCGCAAAAAAATCCAGAAATACAAGTAACCGTTGTTGACTTAAATGTTGACAGAATAAACGCTTGGAATAATGAAAACTTAGAGAGTCTGCCTGTATATGAGCCTGGTTTAGATCAAGTCGTATTGGAAGCTAGGGGAAGGAACCTTTTCTTTTCTACCAATGTGACTAAAGCTATTGAAGAAGCCGACATGATCTTTATTTCAGTTAATACACCTACAAAGACCTACGGAAAAGGGAAAGGGCAGGCGGCTGACTTAAAATTTATTGAGCTTTGTGCAAGACAAATTGCGGAAGTTTCAACTACTTCAAAGATTATAGTTGAGAAATCAACGATACCTGTGCGTACCGCTGCTACCATTAAAAGTATTTTGGATCATACGGGTAACGGGGTTCAATTTCATGTACTTTCAAATCCTGAGTTTTTGGCGGAAGGTACAGCAATTGCTGACCTGCAAAATCCGGATCGTATCCTAATTGGTGGAGAAGATCAAGGTGCTATTCAAGCCTTGAAAAATATATACCAGGCATGGGTGCCGAATGAGCGAATTATTACTACCAACCTTTGGTCTTCTGAACTGTCAAAATTAGTCGCGAATGCATTCTTGGCCCAAAGAGTTTCTTCTATTAATTCCATTTCAGAACTATGTGAGGCGACGGGAGCCAACGTTGATGAAGTTGCACACGCCATAGGTCAGGACTCCAGAATAGGATCAAAATTTTTGAAAGCTTCAGTCGGCTTTGGTGGCTCATGTTTTCAAAAAGATTTGTTAAATTTAGTATATATTGCTCGGTCATATAACCTGAATGAAGTCGCGGATTATTGGGATCAAGTGATCCGTATTAATGACCATCAGAAAACAAGATTTGCAGAAAAGATAATACAATCGATGTATAATACCGTAAATGGCAAGAAAATTGCTTTTCTGGGATGGGCCTTTAAGAAAAACACGAACGATACGAGAGAATCTGCGGCAATTTATGTGGCAGATCATCTATTAGAAGAACAAGCGAAGATCGCAGTATTTGATCCGAAAGTTCAGAAACATCAGATTTATAAAGATTTAGAATATCTACAATCAAGGACTAATAGCGAGAACGAGTATTTACTCGAAGTAGCTGAAGATGCCTATGAAGCTTGCAAGGATGCGCACGGTATCGCAATCCTCACAGAGTGGGATGAGTTCAAAGACTTCGATTGGGATAGAATTAAGGACAATATGAAAAAGCCAGCCTTCGTTTTTGATGGTAGAAAGTTATTAGATAGAAATCGATTGGAAGAGCTAGGATTCATCTACTATGCAATTGGGGAGTAA
- a CDS encoding winged helix-turn-helix domain-containing protein, with the protein MLIKFFVSATNKGYLRGIAEEFHESTNAVRKELNQLTDAGYLLREQQNQRIYYRANTQHPLFESLQNLVRKYLGIDKAIESVLEKSGDVKQVSLLGDYAKGIDSGTIEVLVLGNNLDTDYLKQLAAKIELLLGKKVFIFFELDKQVQQQIILFQKED; encoded by the coding sequence TTGCTTATCAAATTTTTTGTTTCAGCAACAAATAAGGGATACTTGCGTGGTATCGCGGAAGAATTCCATGAATCCACTAATGCGGTTCGTAAAGAGCTTAACCAACTTACCGATGCCGGATACCTACTGCGAGAACAGCAAAATCAGCGCATCTATTACCGAGCAAACACGCAGCATCCCTTGTTTGAGTCACTTCAGAATCTTGTAAGAAAATATTTAGGAATCGACAAAGCGATTGAAAGTGTTCTTGAAAAGTCCGGAGATGTTAAACAAGTGAGCCTTTTAGGTGATTATGCTAAAGGAATTGATTCCGGTACGATAGAAGTATTAGTTCTTGGAAATAATCTTGATACGGATTATTTGAAACAACTTGCTGCAAAAATCGAGTTATTATTGGGAAAGAAGGTTTTTATATTTTTTGAACTTGACAAACAAGTTCAACAGCAAATAATTCTTTTTCAAAAAGAAGATTAA
- a CDS encoding tetratricopeptide repeat protein, with the protein MEGKSPYAHLLKLKSNKAVLEEALQINTHIGKDTVEIHKILDPLLEFAKREKREELKFAYYLLMADAFSVAYDDVNPQSDHYFRLALNSVAVKSNQHLEMLTNIRWGYYYFTYRKVKEAFPYFLRANEFRDNVLSATMPLVPLHYGYMANFYSYIGDHKKAIVYLKLGVPYTDELSRKRIDMFNAIGVYLRRDFQLAEAEGYFKHAMKVATEAKDSVWVGIISGNLADFERSRGNFTKALELVQQNIKYSEKFNEYLDAMRAYIALAEIYVEKQQWAEAKEALFRSQGYVEDKPYFLQYKKDIAKIFANIANGEGNKAKELIHLHEFLALSDSLTSQTNFDMMQKIYWQWESERYDQAVKTAEMKKIQSQQKYQLFGLLLLLGFVIIILLVNRSRNKEKIKSTLLEKEQLKLAFEKNILDQELIVLRDSLEEFTNTIKQNDSTIQQLRMEVSHGIDLDRKHQEKINESLSDMLETHIMTDERWLKFKAVFDRVYPGFLLEQKVIYPKLSENDLRLLSLIKLDLSNRSMSDLLGVSIDAVKKAKQRLKKKQEPIEN; encoded by the coding sequence GTGGAAGGAAAGAGTCCCTATGCTCATTTGTTGAAATTAAAAAGCAATAAAGCAGTTTTAGAGGAAGCCTTGCAGATCAATACACATATTGGGAAGGATACAGTTGAAATTCATAAGATTTTAGATCCGCTATTAGAATTTGCAAAAAGAGAAAAAAGGGAAGAATTAAAGTTTGCCTATTATCTTTTGATGGCGGATGCTTTTTCTGTCGCATATGATGACGTCAATCCTCAGTCTGACCACTATTTTCGCTTAGCATTAAATTCAGTTGCCGTGAAAAGCAATCAACATTTGGAAATGTTGACGAATATTCGTTGGGGCTATTACTACTTTACCTATAGAAAAGTTAAAGAGGCGTTCCCATATTTTCTTAGAGCGAATGAGTTCCGCGACAATGTTCTTTCAGCCACTATGCCACTTGTGCCGCTGCATTATGGCTATATGGCTAATTTCTATAGTTATATTGGAGATCATAAGAAGGCGATCGTTTACTTAAAGTTGGGCGTGCCCTATACTGATGAATTAAGTCGAAAACGAATAGACATGTTTAACGCAATTGGGGTCTACTTACGGCGTGACTTTCAGTTAGCGGAAGCTGAAGGGTACTTTAAACATGCGATGAAAGTAGCTACTGAGGCAAAGGATTCTGTTTGGGTAGGTATCATTTCTGGTAATCTAGCAGATTTTGAAAGATCTCGCGGGAATTTCACTAAAGCTTTAGAGTTAGTACAGCAAAATATCAAGTATTCTGAGAAGTTCAATGAGTATTTAGACGCGATGAGAGCATATATTGCGCTTGCGGAAATATATGTGGAGAAACAGCAGTGGGCAGAAGCGAAAGAGGCACTTTTTAGATCACAGGGGTATGTAGAGGATAAGCCCTACTTTCTCCAATACAAGAAAGATATTGCAAAAATATTTGCGAACATAGCAAACGGAGAGGGTAATAAGGCTAAAGAGCTGATTCATCTACACGAGTTTTTAGCATTAAGCGACAGTTTGACTAGTCAGACCAATTTTGATATGATGCAGAAGATCTATTGGCAATGGGAGTCTGAGCGTTATGATCAAGCTGTAAAAACTGCAGAAATGAAGAAAATTCAATCGCAACAAAAATATCAACTTTTTGGTCTTCTTCTGTTGTTGGGCTTTGTCATTATTATCCTCTTGGTAAACCGCTCAAGGAATAAAGAAAAAATCAAATCCACTCTTCTTGAGAAGGAACAATTGAAACTAGCATTCGAAAAGAATATATTGGATCAGGAGTTAATCGTCTTAAGAGATTCTTTAGAGGAGTTTACAAATACCATAAAACAAAACGATTCAACTATTCAACAATTAAGGATGGAAGTATCACATGGGATTGATCTCGATCGTAAACATCAGGAGAAGATAAATGAAAGCCTAAGCGATATGTTGGAGACACATATTATGACAGACGAACGTTGGTTAAAGTTTAAAGCAGTCTTCGATAGGGTGTACCCTGGATTCCTTCTAGAACAAAAGGTTATTTATCCAAAGCTCTCCGAAAACGATTTGCGCCTATTGTCCCTGATAAAATTGGATCTGAGTAATCGAAGCATGAGTGACCTTCTTGGTGTCTCAATCGATGCGGTTAAAAAAGCTAAACAAAGACTCAAGAAAAAGCAAGAACCTATTGAAAACTAA
- the rfbA gene encoding glucose-1-phosphate thymidylyltransferase RfbA encodes MKGIILAGGSGTRLHPLTQVVSKQLLPVYDKPMIYYPLSVLMMAGITEVLIISTPADLPNFQRLFGSGSQLGLTISYAEQPHPDGLAQAFIIGKDFIKDDDVCLILGDNIFYGAGLQVLLQEAKEKVEKERKAVVFGYYVEDPERYGVASFNKEGKVLDIEEKPEDPKSNYAVVGLYFYPNDVISIAQNVKPSNRGELEITSVNQAYLSKGVLHLQLLGRGFAWLDTGTHESLSEATEFIKTIEKRTSLKVACLEEIAILKGFISRERVLSSIDDKKGDYYNYVRRIAK; translated from the coding sequence ATGAAGGGGATAATTTTAGCAGGTGGTTCGGGTACCCGGTTACATCCATTAACTCAAGTCGTATCAAAACAACTTTTGCCTGTCTATGATAAACCTATGATATATTATCCCTTATCTGTGCTCATGATGGCAGGGATTACCGAAGTGTTGATCATTTCAACACCGGCAGATCTTCCAAATTTCCAACGCCTTTTCGGTTCAGGGAGTCAACTTGGGCTAACCATTTCTTATGCGGAGCAACCACATCCGGATGGTCTTGCCCAAGCGTTCATTATTGGTAAGGATTTTATCAAAGATGATGATGTTTGTTTAATATTAGGAGATAATATTTTTTACGGGGCGGGACTTCAAGTATTGCTGCAAGAAGCCAAAGAGAAAGTTGAAAAGGAAAGAAAAGCTGTTGTTTTTGGATATTATGTAGAAGATCCTGAACGATATGGGGTTGCGTCTTTCAATAAAGAAGGAAAGGTCTTAGATATTGAGGAAAAACCTGAAGATCCCAAATCTAATTATGCAGTTGTTGGTTTGTATTTCTACCCAAACGATGTTATTTCGATAGCGCAAAATGTTAAACCGTCAAACAGAGGTGAGCTGGAGATTACAAGCGTTAATCAAGCTTATTTAAGTAAAGGCGTTCTCCATTTGCAACTATTAGGGAGAGGTTTTGCGTGGTTAGATACAGGAACTCACGAATCACTTTCTGAAGCAACGGAGTTTATTAAGACTATTGAAAAGCGTACGTCTTTGAAAGTTGCTTGTCTTGAGGAAATAGCTATCTTGAAAGGTTTTATTTCTAGGGAGAGAGTGTTATCGAGTATCGATGATAAAAAAGGTGATTATTATAATTATGTAAGACGAATTGCTAAGTAG
- the rfbD gene encoding dTDP-4-dehydrorhamnose reductase, whose product MQENVKPLILITGATGQLGRELRVVFEDIENFQFEFVDRKNFPLDSVEQIQAKLKAYKPNCIINAAAYTAVDRAEEEFELANRVNHLAVKEMAIYSQATDCKFISISTDYVFDGEGNRAWVEEDIVKPINVYGETKALGERAILNENRNAIIIRTSWVYSTFGNNFVKTMLKLMSEREEIRVVDDQVGSPTYARDLAVAIKGIILSEKWIGGIYHYANEGCLSWFDFAKAIKKLANLSCSILPISSAEFPTVAKRPKFSWLDNSKIKSTFGIQIPKWETSLKKMLIEMGEINNNSI is encoded by the coding sequence ATGCAAGAAAACGTGAAACCGCTGATTTTAATTACTGGCGCTACGGGTCAATTAGGACGTGAATTAAGAGTCGTTTTTGAAGATATAGAGAATTTTCAATTCGAGTTTGTCGATCGTAAGAACTTCCCATTGGACAGCGTTGAGCAAATTCAAGCTAAACTAAAAGCGTATAAACCGAATTGTATAATAAATGCAGCAGCTTATACTGCTGTTGACCGTGCGGAGGAAGAATTCGAGTTAGCAAATCGTGTAAATCACCTCGCTGTCAAAGAGATGGCGATATATTCACAAGCGACGGATTGTAAATTTATTTCTATATCAACAGATTATGTTTTTGATGGGGAAGGAAATAGGGCATGGGTAGAAGAGGATATAGTGAAGCCAATTAATGTGTATGGAGAAACTAAGGCGTTAGGAGAGCGTGCCATCTTGAACGAGAATCGAAACGCGATCATCATTAGAACTTCTTGGGTATATTCGACGTTCGGCAATAATTTTGTGAAAACCATGCTTAAATTGATGTCTGAACGCGAGGAAATAAGGGTTGTTGATGATCAAGTTGGATCCCCAACATATGCAAGAGATCTCGCTGTTGCGATAAAAGGAATAATTTTAAGTGAAAAATGGATTGGAGGAATATATCATTATGCCAATGAAGGATGTCTCTCTTGGTTTGATTTTGCAAAAGCGATAAAGAAGTTAGCAAATCTTAGTTGTTCGATTCTCCCTATATCAAGTGCTGAATTTCCAACAGTTGCAAAACGACCTAAATTCTCGTGGCTCGATAATTCAAAAATAAAAAGTACTTTTGGTATTCAAATTCCTAAGTGGGAAACTAGTCTAAAAAAGATGCTCATCGAGATGGGCGAAATCAACAATAATTCAATTTAA
- the rfbC gene encoding dTDP-4-dehydrorhamnose 3,5-epimerase — protein MKAIETKLEGCFIIEPNIIGDNRGYFFESYNEKSLNEALGQDIHFVQDNQSLSSYGVIRGLHAQSGEYAQAKLVRVLKGEVLDVAVDFRPESPTFGQHITAILSAENRRQLYIPRGFLHGFVVVSEHAEFFYKCDNFYYKNAEIGVRYDDPTLAIDWTVPINDLILSEKDQVLPFLHEIKL, from the coding sequence ATGAAAGCAATAGAAACAAAATTAGAAGGCTGTTTTATTATCGAACCAAACATTATTGGAGATAATCGCGGATATTTCTTTGAATCATATAATGAAAAAAGCTTAAATGAAGCATTAGGGCAAGATATTCATTTTGTACAAGATAACCAGTCCTTATCCAGTTATGGAGTTATTCGTGGATTACATGCACAGTCCGGGGAGTATGCTCAGGCGAAATTAGTACGGGTGTTGAAGGGAGAGGTGTTAGATGTCGCGGTAGATTTTAGACCAGAATCTCCAACTTTTGGGCAACATATTACTGCGATACTTTCGGCAGAAAATAGACGTCAGCTTTATATTCCTCGTGGATTTCTACATGGATTTGTCGTTGTTTCTGAACATGCTGAGTTTTTCTATAAGTGTGATAATTTCTATTATAAAAACGCGGAAATAGGTGTTCGGTATGATGACCCGACGCTTGCTATTGATTGGACAGTTCCCATCAATGATTTGATCCTTTCTGAAAAGGATCAAGTACTTCCATTTCTTCATGAAATCAAGTTATAA
- the rfbB gene encoding dTDP-glucose 4,6-dehydratase has translation MKKCILITGGAGFIGSHVVRHFVLKYPKYQVVNVDSLTYAGNLENLKDIETATNYKFEKADITDRHSLHELFNKYRPDGVIHLAAESHVDRSISNPLAFVHTNVVGTVNLLEEARHAWKDSFVDKRFHHISTDEVFGSLGTNGLFSEETKYDPHSPYSASKASSDHFVRAYHDTYGLPIVITNCSNNYGPNHFPEKLIPLCITNILEGKALPIYGDGKYTRDWLYVVDHARAIDLVFHKGVDGSSYNIGGFNEWQNIDLVRELCRQMDEKLGREVGTSESQITFIKDRPGHDLRYAIDASKIKNELGWKPSVTFQEGLALTIDWYLNNQDWLRKVLTGDYQDYYSDHYSK, from the coding sequence ATGAAAAAGTGCATTCTAATCACCGGCGGAGCTGGCTTTATTGGGTCACATGTTGTTCGACATTTTGTTTTAAAATACCCTAAATATCAGGTTGTTAATGTGGATTCGTTGACCTATGCTGGAAACTTAGAGAATCTTAAGGATATTGAAACAGCAACAAATTATAAGTTTGAAAAAGCTGATATAACTGATCGTCATTCACTTCATGAATTATTTAACAAATACAGGCCCGACGGCGTGATTCACCTTGCTGCAGAATCCCATGTCGATAGATCTATTTCAAATCCGTTGGCCTTTGTTCATACGAATGTAGTTGGGACAGTAAACTTGCTAGAGGAAGCTAGACACGCTTGGAAAGACAGTTTTGTAGATAAGAGATTTCATCACATATCTACGGACGAAGTATTTGGATCTCTGGGGACAAATGGATTGTTTTCGGAAGAAACAAAATATGACCCACATTCGCCCTATTCAGCGTCAAAGGCCTCTTCTGACCATTTCGTTAGAGCGTATCATGACACCTATGGACTCCCAATTGTGATAACGAATTGTTCAAACAATTATGGTCCAAATCATTTTCCAGAAAAACTGATCCCGCTCTGCATTACCAATATTTTAGAAGGTAAAGCATTGCCGATATATGGCGATGGCAAATATACAAGAGACTGGCTCTATGTGGTCGACCATGCACGAGCGATTGATTTGGTTTTTCATAAGGGAGTAGATGGGAGCTCATATAATATCGGCGGGTTTAATGAATGGCAGAATATCGATCTTGTTCGAGAATTGTGTAGGCAAATGGATGAGAAGCTTGGTCGTGAAGTTGGAACCTCCGAATCCCAAATTACTTTTATTAAAGATCGGCCTGGTCACGACTTGCGTTATGCTATAGATGCCTCTAAAATTAAAAACGAGCTAGGTTGGAAACCGTCCGTGACTTTTCAAGAGGGGCTAGCCTTGACGATCGATTGGTATCTTAACAATCAAGATTGGTTGAGAAAGGTTCTAACTGGAGATTATCAAGACTATTATTCCGATCATTATTCTAAATAG
- a CDS encoding tyrosine-protein phosphatase — MGFWNNLFGGRKKKNKTYHNKLSWITWDIHNHLLPGIDDGSPDVDQSIELIKGLKDLGIHRSVSTPHVMYGVHNNTPQTIGSAHQNLKAALSTRNIDFELKFSAEYMIDDQLGFLIENDQLCLMPNKYVLIEMSYLSESKGLFSIIKNLLEKGYQPILAHPERYNYYHNNFKIFEEIKNAGCMLQLNLLSISKYYGEHVKTAALTLIRAGMYDFVGTDMHHNRHLDALKGVVSKYDVRELLRDCPIKNATMFETAQEKKIA, encoded by the coding sequence ATGGGATTTTGGAATAACTTATTTGGGGGAAGGAAGAAAAAGAATAAAACTTATCATAATAAGCTATCATGGATTACTTGGGATATTCACAACCATTTGTTGCCGGGAATTGATGATGGTAGTCCAGATGTTGATCAGTCCATTGAACTGATTAAAGGATTGAAAGACTTAGGCATACATCGTTCGGTTTCTACTCCCCATGTGATGTATGGTGTACATAATAATACGCCGCAGACGATTGGCTCAGCTCATCAAAACTTGAAGGCAGCCTTGTCAACAAGGAACATTGACTTTGAATTGAAATTCTCTGCAGAATATATGATTGATGATCAACTGGGTTTTCTGATTGAAAATGATCAGCTATGTTTAATGCCCAATAAATATGTATTGATTGAAATGTCATATTTATCGGAATCCAAAGGCCTGTTTAGTATTATCAAAAATTTACTGGAAAAAGGTTATCAGCCTATTTTAGCACACCCCGAGCGTTATAATTACTACCATAATAACTTTAAGATATTCGAAGAAATTAAAAATGCTGGCTGCATGCTTCAACTTAATTTATTGTCAATTAGTAAATATTATGGTGAACATGTCAAGACTGCAGCGCTAACGTTAATACGTGCTGGTATGTATGATTTTGTCGGAACTGACATGCATCATAACAGACATTTGGACGCTTTGAAGGGAGTTGTTTCTAAGTATGACGTACGCGAGTTGTTGAGAGATTGTCCAATTAAAAATGCGACGATGTTTGAGACTGCGCAGGAAAAAAAAATTGCTTAA
- a CDS encoding mannose-1-phosphate guanylyltransferase — protein MSKIINVVLSGGVGSRLWPLSRKARPKQYLPLFGGKTLFELTVERNQPLVSKVTLVGSSQNKDLAEAVLKRFDSDIIAEAAPRNTAAAIAFAAFHAEPDDILIVTPSDHLIEGEEDYQEAINQGIVFAQEGYIATFGIIPTRPETGYGYIEHEGNTVLAFREKPNELTAREFLKRGSFLWNSGIFCFKAGVFLEELMRFEPKLYAAAETAFEYATDLVLDQEHSLQIPSKSIDYAVLEKSDLIKVVPAKFRWSDMGAFDSLFSYLKEKGHPVDENGNIVVGTSKHTVFVGLSNCMLINTDDAVLILDRNRSQEVKQVYELLEKGQSPLV, from the coding sequence ATGAGTAAAATTATAAATGTCGTATTGTCTGGAGGTGTCGGCTCACGACTGTGGCCGCTCTCCAGAAAGGCAAGGCCAAAACAATATCTCCCACTGTTCGGGGGCAAAACGTTGTTCGAATTAACCGTTGAGCGAAATCAACCTTTAGTTTCGAAGGTCACCTTAGTGGGCTCTAGTCAAAACAAGGATTTGGCTGAAGCGGTTCTTAAGAGATTTGATAGCGATATTATTGCTGAAGCTGCGCCCAGAAATACAGCGGCAGCTATTGCATTTGCGGCCTTCCATGCGGAACCTGACGACATCCTAATTGTTACCCCATCGGATCATTTGATTGAAGGTGAAGAAGATTACCAAGAGGCGATCAACCAAGGAATAGTTTTCGCACAAGAGGGTTACATCGCTACATTCGGTATTATTCCCACGCGTCCTGAAACGGGATATGGATATATCGAGCATGAAGGAAACACGGTACTCGCTTTTCGTGAAAAACCCAACGAGTTAACTGCACGAGAGTTTCTCAAACGAGGGAGCTTCCTTTGGAATTCTGGAATTTTCTGTTTCAAAGCAGGCGTTTTTCTGGAGGAATTAATGCGTTTCGAGCCAAAGCTCTATGCTGCCGCCGAAACTGCGTTTGAGTATGCGACCGACTTAGTACTTGACCAGGAGCATTCACTGCAGATTCCCTCAAAGAGTATTGACTATGCTGTGCTTGAAAAATCAGACTTAATTAAGGTAGTTCCGGCAAAGTTTCGGTGGTCGGATATGGGCGCTTTCGACTCCCTATTCAGCTACCTAAAGGAAAAGGGTCACCCTGTTGATGAAAATGGCAACATTGTTGTAGGAACTAGTAAGCATACCGTATTTGTAGGTTTATCGAACTGTATGCTGATTAATACCGACGATGCAGTTTTAATTTTAGATAGAAATCGATCGCAGGAAGTCAAACAAGTGTATGAGTTGTTGGAAAAAGGGCAATCTCCTCTAGTTTAG
- a CDS encoding exonuclease domain-containing protein has protein sequence MSNTFTSIDFELATAKYSSVCAVGIVNVVNGIITNEFYSLVRPPENKYMWQTSRVHGIKSKHTEDAPSFIELFPQIDHLLKGQVMVAHDELLDRSVLKETMKFYDLSYQQLQLPQTWECTSKIYRALGFERTKLSICCEIMGVSLQHHDALSDARATAELYLKIDQVKNNLKSANHE, from the coding sequence ATGTCAAATACATTTACCAGTATAGATTTCGAGTTAGCTACCGCTAAATACAGTAGTGTTTGTGCAGTAGGCATCGTAAATGTCGTCAATGGAATCATTACCAACGAGTTTTATAGTTTGGTTAGACCTCCGGAAAACAAATATATGTGGCAAACTTCACGTGTTCATGGGATTAAGTCAAAACACACCGAAGATGCACCCAGTTTTATTGAACTTTTCCCACAAATTGATCATTTGTTAAAGGGGCAGGTGATGGTTGCTCATGATGAGTTACTGGATCGCTCGGTACTGAAAGAGACCATGAAGTTTTATGACTTGTCCTATCAACAATTGCAGCTTCCGCAGACATGGGAATGTACCAGTAAAATATATCGAGCATTAGGGTTTGAAAGAACAAAGCTTAGCATTTGTTGTGAAATTATGGGCGTTTCCTTACAACATCACGATGCACTATCGGATGCTCGTGCAACTGCAGAGTTATACTTAAAGATAGATCAAGTAAAAAACAATTTAAAATCGGCTAATCATGAGTAA